Proteins found in one Paraburkholderia caballeronis genomic segment:
- a CDS encoding Bax inhibitor-1/YccA family protein: MNEYPYNFGRGGSVTTAETRNRVLRNTYWLLALSMVPTVLGAWVGIATGFSLFAATSPAMSLLAFFAIAFGFMFAIERTKNSSVGVFVLLGFTFFMGLMLSRLLSFILGFSNGPSLIMLAFGGTGVIFAAMATVATVSKRDFSGLGKWLFMGVIVILLAAVANMFLQLPALMLTVSVLAIVIFSAYMLFDVQRVVNGGETNYISATLAIYLDLYNVFTNLLALLGIFGGNRN, encoded by the coding sequence ATGAACGAGTACCCCTATAACTTCGGCCGCGGCGGCAGCGTCACCACTGCCGAAACCCGCAACCGCGTACTGCGCAACACCTACTGGCTGCTCGCGCTGTCGATGGTGCCGACGGTGCTCGGCGCGTGGGTGGGCATCGCCACCGGTTTCTCGCTGTTCGCGGCCACGAGCCCCGCGATGAGCCTGCTCGCGTTCTTCGCGATCGCGTTCGGCTTCATGTTCGCGATCGAACGTACGAAAAACAGCTCGGTCGGCGTGTTCGTGCTGCTCGGCTTCACGTTCTTCATGGGCCTGATGCTGTCGCGGCTCCTCAGCTTCATCCTCGGCTTTTCGAACGGCCCGTCGCTCATCATGCTCGCTTTTGGCGGCACCGGTGTGATCTTCGCCGCGATGGCGACCGTCGCGACGGTCAGCAAGCGCGACTTCTCGGGCCTCGGCAAGTGGCTGTTCATGGGCGTGATCGTGATCCTGCTCGCCGCGGTCGCGAACATGTTCCTGCAACTGCCGGCGCTGATGCTCACCGTGTCGGTGCTCGCGATCGTGATCTTCTCGGCGTACATGCTGTTCGACGTGCAGCGTGTCGTGAACGGCGGCGAGACGAACTACATCTCGGCAACGCTCGCCATCTACCTCGATCTGTACAACGTGTTCACGAACCTGCTCGCGCTGCTCGGTATTTTCGGCGGCAACCGCAACTGA
- the ndk gene encoding nucleoside-diphosphate kinase, whose amino-acid sequence MAIERTLSIIKPDAVAKNVIGQIYSRFENAGLKIVASRMVQLSRADAEKFYAVHAARPFFKDLVEFMISGPVQVQVLEGEGAILKNRDLMGATDPKKAEKGTIRADFADSIDANAVHGSDAAETASVEIAFFFPEVNVYSR is encoded by the coding sequence ATGGCGATCGAACGCACCCTGTCGATTATCAAGCCGGACGCAGTGGCCAAGAACGTGATCGGACAGATCTACAGCCGCTTCGAGAACGCTGGCCTGAAGATCGTGGCGTCGCGCATGGTTCAACTGTCGCGCGCCGACGCGGAGAAGTTCTATGCTGTGCACGCGGCGCGTCCGTTCTTCAAGGACCTCGTCGAGTTCATGATCTCCGGCCCGGTGCAGGTTCAGGTGCTGGAAGGCGAAGGCGCGATCCTGAAGAACCGTGATCTGATGGGCGCGACCGATCCGAAGAAGGCCGAGAAGGGCACGATCCGCGCGGACTTCGCCGACAGCATCGACGCGAACGCGGTGCATGGCTCGGACGCCGCCGAAACGGCGAGCGTCGAGATCGCGTTCTTCTTCCCGGAAGTCAACGTCTACTCGCGTTAA
- the rlmN gene encoding 23S rRNA (adenine(2503)-C(2))-methyltransferase RlmN: protein MTSSSTVNLLDFDAQGLVAYCESLGEKPFRAKQLQRWIHQYNAADFDGMTDLAKSLREKLKGRATIGMPAIASDHVSADGTRKWLVDVGNGNAVETVFIPEDGRGTLCVSSQAGCAVNCRFCSTGKQGFSRNLSTAEIIGQLRMAEFALRASLHGEAGGRATGGEGKGERVITNVVMMGMGEPLLNYDAVVPAMRLMLDDNAYGLSRRRVTLSTSGVVPMMDRLGAELPVALAVSLHAPNDALRDELVPLNRKYPLRELMAACERYLKVAPRDFITFEYCMLDGVNDTEQHARELLAVTRDVPCKFNLIPFNPFPESGLLRSKPEQIKRFAQILMDAGIVTTVRKTRGDDIDAACGQLAGAVKDRTRLAERNARTTGKVIEVRPV, encoded by the coding sequence ATGACGAGCAGTTCAACCGTCAACCTTCTCGATTTCGATGCCCAGGGGCTCGTCGCCTATTGCGAAAGCCTGGGCGAGAAGCCGTTTCGCGCCAAACAGCTTCAACGCTGGATCCATCAATACAACGCCGCCGACTTCGACGGCATGACGGATCTGGCCAAATCGCTGCGCGAAAAGCTCAAGGGGCGTGCCACGATCGGCATGCCGGCGATCGCGAGCGACCACGTGTCCGCGGACGGCACCCGCAAGTGGCTCGTCGACGTGGGCAACGGCAATGCGGTCGAAACCGTGTTCATCCCGGAAGACGGGCGCGGCACGCTGTGCGTGTCGTCGCAGGCCGGGTGCGCGGTCAACTGCCGGTTCTGTTCGACCGGCAAGCAGGGTTTTTCCCGCAATCTGTCCACGGCCGAAATCATCGGCCAGTTGCGCATGGCCGAATTCGCGCTGCGCGCGTCGCTGCACGGCGAGGCGGGTGGCCGTGCTACGGGCGGCGAGGGCAAGGGCGAGCGCGTGATCACGAACGTCGTGATGATGGGCATGGGCGAGCCGCTGCTGAATTACGACGCGGTCGTCCCGGCGATGCGCCTGATGCTCGACGACAACGCGTACGGCCTGTCGCGCCGGCGCGTCACGCTGTCGACGTCCGGCGTCGTGCCGATGATGGACCGGCTCGGCGCGGAACTGCCGGTCGCGCTCGCGGTGTCGCTGCATGCGCCGAACGACGCGCTGCGCGACGAACTGGTGCCGCTGAACCGCAAATATCCGCTGCGCGAGCTGATGGCCGCATGCGAGCGGTATCTGAAGGTGGCGCCGCGCGACTTCATCACGTTCGAATACTGCATGCTCGACGGCGTGAACGACACCGAGCAGCACGCACGCGAACTGCTCGCGGTGACGCGCGACGTGCCGTGCAAATTCAACCTGATCCCGTTCAATCCGTTCCCGGAGTCGGGATTGCTGCGTTCGAAGCCGGAGCAGATCAAGCGTTTCGCGCAGATCCTGATGGACGCGGGCATCGTGACGACCGTGCGCAAGACGCGCGGCGACGACATCGACGCGGCTTGCGGTCAGCTTGCGGGCGCGGTGAAGGACCGGACGCGGCTCGCCGAGCGCAACGCGCGCACGACAGGCAAGGTGATCGAGGTGCGGCCGGTATAG
- a CDS encoding helix-turn-helix domain-containing protein, which produces MSEPQHPYGTDTNAGRPAPGETPPAAQAAPDSVAAVGARLAQLRESKGWTIEDVSARLKVAVPKLRAIEAGDLSRLPDTTFVLGVVRSYAKMLGADPAPFTQALRRERGLPQPDLSMPAASGTDLPRGKVSLSLGNSGMPRRRSWLWGVAAVIVAVIALAMWHTNGGESSAWLARLKATANGAAGTAQNASAANVAEGQTTGGAQDAASAPQGDEQAAQAGGDQGNAQEAAADTAAQQPASAAPAAVAQQQAPAQPAQAMQQAAPAVQQAASAAAPATTAARPQPASAPAVAATQPADADTSTFAIRVTQDTWVSVRQKDGKEVFSGLVHGSDAREISGVAPLKITVGNKAGIESMTLDGQPVDATKYASARGNVARFMLP; this is translated from the coding sequence ATGAGCGAGCCGCAGCACCCTTACGGGACAGACACGAATGCAGGCCGTCCGGCGCCCGGCGAGACGCCGCCGGCGGCCCAGGCTGCGCCCGATTCGGTTGCGGCGGTCGGCGCGCGGCTCGCGCAGTTGCGCGAGTCGAAGGGCTGGACGATCGAGGACGTGTCGGCCCGGCTGAAGGTGGCGGTGCCGAAGCTGCGCGCGATCGAAGCGGGCGACCTGAGCCGCCTGCCGGACACGACGTTCGTGCTCGGCGTGGTGCGCAGCTATGCGAAGATGCTCGGCGCCGATCCGGCGCCGTTCACCCAGGCGCTGCGCCGCGAACGCGGGCTGCCGCAGCCGGACCTGTCGATGCCGGCGGCGTCCGGCACGGACCTGCCGCGCGGAAAGGTGTCGCTGTCGCTCGGCAACAGCGGGATGCCGCGTCGCCGGTCGTGGCTGTGGGGCGTCGCAGCGGTGATCGTCGCGGTGATCGCGCTCGCGATGTGGCATACGAACGGCGGCGAGTCGTCCGCGTGGCTCGCGCGCCTGAAGGCGACCGCGAACGGCGCGGCGGGAACGGCGCAGAATGCGTCGGCGGCGAACGTCGCCGAAGGGCAGACGACAGGCGGCGCACAGGACGCCGCTTCGGCGCCGCAGGGCGACGAGCAGGCGGCCCAGGCGGGCGGCGATCAGGGTAATGCGCAGGAGGCAGCGGCGGATACGGCCGCGCAGCAGCCGGCATCGGCCGCGCCCGCTGCGGTTGCCCAGCAGCAGGCGCCGGCGCAGCCCGCGCAGGCGATGCAGCAGGCGGCTCCGGCCGTGCAACAGGCCGCGAGCGCCGCGGCGCCGGCCACGACGGCCGCTCGCCCGCAGCCGGCCAGCGCGCCCGCGGTCGCGGCGACGCAGCCGGCCGACGCGGACACGTCGACGTTCGCGATCCGCGTGACCCAGGACACGTGGGTCAGCGTGCGCCAGAAGGACGGCAAGGAAGTGTTCTCGGGTCTCGTCCACGGCAGCGACGCGCGCGAGATCAGCGGCGTCGCGCCGTTGAAGATCACGGTGGGCAACAAGGCCGGTATCGAGTCGATGACGCTCGACGGCCAGCCGGTCGACGCGACCAAGTACGCGTCGGCAAGGGGTAACGTGGCGCGTTTCATGTTGCCCTGA
- the ispG gene encoding flavodoxin-dependent (E)-4-hydroxy-3-methylbut-2-enyl-diphosphate synthase encodes MGFSMQSEPQSQSSSSQICSTEPVLGGHAPRRKSHAVDVRWGGQLVTIGGDAPVRVQSMTNTDTADAIGTAIQIKELAQAGSELVRITVNTPEAAAEVPAIREQLDRMGVMVPLVGDFHYNGHLLLRDYPGCAEALSKYRINPGNVGQGAKRDTQFAQMIEAAIKYDKPVRIGVNWGSLDQDLLARMMDENAARSTPWEAQSVMYEALIQSAIGSAERAVELGLGRDKIVLSCKVSGVQDLIAVYRELARRCEFALHLGLTEAGMGSKGIVASTAALSVLLQQGIGDTIRISLTPEPGASRTGEVIVGQEILQTMGLRSFTPMVIACPGCGRTTSTLFQELASQIQTYLRTQMPVWRDQFPGVEKMHVAVMGCIVNGPGESKQANIGISLPGSGENPAAPVFIDGEKVKTLRGERIAEEFQQIVSDYVERTYGRAAVLN; translated from the coding sequence ATGGGTTTTTCGATGCAATCCGAACCGCAATCCCAATCCAGCAGCAGTCAGATCTGTTCGACCGAGCCGGTCCTCGGCGGTCACGCGCCGCGTCGGAAGTCGCACGCGGTCGACGTGCGCTGGGGCGGTCAGCTGGTGACGATCGGCGGCGACGCGCCGGTGCGCGTGCAGTCGATGACGAACACGGACACCGCGGACGCGATCGGCACCGCAATCCAGATCAAGGAACTCGCGCAGGCCGGTTCGGAACTGGTCCGCATCACGGTCAACACGCCGGAAGCGGCGGCCGAGGTGCCGGCGATCCGCGAGCAGCTCGACCGGATGGGCGTGATGGTGCCGCTCGTCGGCGACTTCCATTACAACGGCCACCTGCTGCTGCGCGACTATCCGGGCTGCGCGGAGGCGCTGTCGAAGTACCGTATCAATCCGGGCAACGTCGGCCAGGGCGCGAAGCGCGACACGCAGTTCGCACAGATGATCGAAGCGGCGATCAAGTACGACAAGCCGGTGCGGATCGGCGTGAACTGGGGCAGCCTCGACCAGGACCTGCTCGCGCGGATGATGGACGAGAACGCCGCGCGCAGCACGCCGTGGGAGGCGCAGAGCGTGATGTACGAGGCGCTGATCCAGTCGGCGATCGGCTCGGCGGAACGCGCGGTCGAACTCGGGCTCGGTCGCGACAAGATCGTCCTCTCGTGCAAGGTCAGCGGCGTGCAGGATCTGATCGCCGTGTACCGGGAACTCGCGCGCCGCTGCGAGTTCGCGCTGCACCTCGGGCTGACCGAGGCGGGCATGGGCTCGAAGGGCATCGTCGCGTCGACGGCCGCGCTGTCGGTGCTGTTGCAGCAGGGCATCGGCGACACGATCCGCATCTCGCTGACGCCGGAGCCGGGCGCGTCGCGCACCGGCGAAGTGATCGTCGGCCAGGAAATCCTGCAGACGATGGGGCTGCGCTCGTTCACGCCGATGGTGATCGCATGCCCCGGCTGCGGCCGCACGACGAGCACGCTGTTCCAGGAACTCGCGTCGCAGATCCAGACCTACCTGCGCACGCAGATGCCGGTATGGCGCGACCAGTTCCCCGGCGTCGAGAAGATGCACGTCGCGGTGATGGGTTGCATCGTCAACGGTCCGGGCGAATCGAAGCAGGCGAACATCGGCATCAGCCTGCCGGGCTCGGGCGAGAACCCGGCCGCGCCGGTCTTCATCGACGGCGAGAAGGTGAAGACGCTGCGCGGCGAGCGCATCGCCGAAGAATTCCAGCAGATCGTGAGCGACTACGTCGAACGCACGTACGGCCGCGCGGCCGTGCTCAACTGA
- the hisS gene encoding histidine--tRNA ligase, with amino-acid sequence MTEQKRKAEKLSGVKGMNDILPQDAHLWEFFESTVKSMLRSYGYQNIRTPIVEHTQLFTRGIGEVTDIVEKEMYSFTDALNGENLTLRPENTAAVVRASIEHNLLYDGPKRLWYVGPMFRHERPQRGRYRQFHQVGVEALGFAGPDADAEIILMCQRLWDDLGLTGIKLEINSLGLAEERAAHRVELIAYLEKHVDALDEDAKRRLYTNPLRVLDTKNPALQEIAANAPKLIDFLRDESRAHFDGLQRILKANNIPFTINPRLVRGLDYYNLTVFEWITDKLGAQGTVAAGGRYDPLIEQLGGKPTAACGWAMGVERILELLKDENLVPEADGCDVYVVHQGDAARDHAFIVAERLRDTGLDVILHCSADGQSASFKSQMKRADASGAAFAVILGDDEVAQGVAGVKPLRGVAADARNEQQAVALGDLTEYLINAMVASAEDGDD; translated from the coding sequence ATGACTGAACAGAAGAGAAAGGCCGAAAAGCTGTCCGGCGTGAAGGGCATGAACGATATCCTCCCGCAGGACGCGCACCTGTGGGAGTTCTTCGAATCGACGGTGAAGTCGATGCTCCGTTCGTACGGATACCAGAACATCCGCACGCCGATCGTCGAGCATACGCAACTGTTCACGCGCGGGATCGGCGAGGTGACCGACATCGTCGAGAAGGAGATGTACAGCTTCACCGACGCGCTGAACGGCGAGAACCTGACGCTGCGCCCGGAGAACACCGCGGCTGTCGTGCGCGCGTCGATCGAGCACAACCTGCTGTACGACGGCCCGAAGCGGCTGTGGTATGTCGGCCCGATGTTCCGTCACGAGCGTCCGCAGCGCGGCCGCTACCGGCAGTTCCATCAGGTCGGCGTCGAGGCGCTCGGTTTCGCCGGCCCTGATGCGGACGCGGAAATCATCCTGATGTGCCAGCGCCTGTGGGACGACCTCGGGCTGACCGGCATCAAGCTCGAAATCAACTCGCTCGGTCTCGCGGAAGAGCGCGCCGCGCATCGCGTCGAACTGATCGCCTATCTGGAAAAGCACGTCGACGCGCTCGACGAGGACGCGAAGCGCCGCCTGTACACGAACCCGCTGCGCGTGCTCGACACGAAGAATCCCGCGCTGCAGGAGATCGCCGCGAACGCGCCGAAGCTGATCGACTTCCTCCGCGACGAATCGCGTGCGCATTTCGACGGGCTGCAACGGATCCTGAAGGCGAACAACATTCCGTTCACGATCAACCCGCGTCTCGTGCGCGGTCTCGATTACTACAACCTGACCGTGTTCGAATGGATCACCGATAAGCTCGGCGCGCAGGGCACGGTGGCCGCGGGCGGCCGCTACGATCCGCTGATCGAGCAGCTCGGCGGCAAGCCGACCGCCGCATGCGGCTGGGCGATGGGCGTCGAGCGGATCCTCGAACTGCTGAAGGACGAGAACCTCGTGCCGGAAGCGGACGGCTGCGACGTGTACGTCGTGCATCAGGGCGACGCGGCGCGCGACCACGCGTTCATCGTCGCGGAACGGCTGCGCGACACGGGCCTCGACGTGATCCTGCATTGCAGCGCCGACGGCCAGTCCGCGAGCTTCAAGTCGCAGATGAAGCGCGCCGACGCGAGCGGCGCGGCGTTCGCGGTGATCCTCGGCGACGACGAAGTCGCGCAGGGCGTCGCGGGCGTGAAGCCGCTGCGCGGCGTCGCGGCGGACGCGCGCAACGAGCAGCAAGCGGTCGCGCTCGGAGACTTGACCGAATATCTAATCAATGCGATGGTTGCATCCGCCGAAGACGGCGACGACTGA
- a CDS encoding tetratricopeptide repeat protein — translation MSYHDEQESIESFKAWWAQWGNAATWVVLIALLGLAAWNGWNYWQRRQAAEAAVLYDQVQQAVATGDKALFTRIASDMEDRFGGTAYAQMTALGVAKAMYMAGDAAGAKAQLQWAADHAKDDEFRQIAKLRLASLLLDEKAYDQGLALIPQPDSGPFKGLVADARGDLLAAAGKRDDARAAYKLALDNLPKDNPSDRQLIQFKLDALGG, via the coding sequence ATGAGTTACCACGACGAACAGGAATCGATCGAGAGCTTCAAGGCCTGGTGGGCGCAGTGGGGCAATGCGGCTACGTGGGTCGTGCTGATCGCGCTGCTCGGACTCGCGGCCTGGAACGGCTGGAATTACTGGCAGCGTCGCCAGGCGGCCGAGGCCGCGGTGCTGTACGACCAGGTGCAGCAGGCTGTCGCGACCGGCGACAAGGCGCTGTTCACGCGGATCGCGTCGGACATGGAAGACCGCTTCGGCGGCACTGCGTATGCGCAGATGACCGCGCTCGGCGTCGCGAAGGCGATGTACATGGCGGGCGACGCGGCAGGCGCGAAGGCGCAGCTGCAATGGGCGGCCGACCATGCGAAGGACGACGAATTCCGTCAGATCGCGAAGCTGCGTCTCGCGTCTCTGCTGCTCGACGAAAAGGCCTACGATCAGGGCCTCGCGTTGATTCCGCAGCCCGATTCGGGTCCGTTCAAGGGGCTCGTCGCGGATGCGCGCGGCGACCTGCTCGCGGCGGCCGGCAAGCGCGACGACGCGCGTGCGGCCTACAAGCTCGCGCTCGACAATCTGCCCAAGGACAATCCGTCCGACCGGCAGTTGATCCAGTTCAAGCTGGATGCGCTGGGCGGCTGA
- the bamB gene encoding outer membrane protein assembly factor BamB — translation MNLLKRYVVPVACAMAVLAMTACSSTKDERRVPVPLVDFKPVLDVQQVWKSSVGKAGRYLFSPVAVGDAVFAAGQNGSVAKIDAQTGKDIWRTKLKDDLSAGVGSDGNLTAVGGLKGDVYVLGPDGKLSWHASAPGEIISPPLVGNGFVVVRTIDGQIVAFNAQTGEQKWVYRNRAVPLNLRVSAGMTFAGDAAVLAGFPGGSFAAINLQTGDAFWEAPVSYPKGVTEVERINDVSGPPTLIGAITCAVTFQGQVACFDANAGRVIWQKAFSSTSGIAQDERLVVGGDDWSVIKAFDVSSGAQLWTTDKLKNRSVSVPAILGHAAVFGDYKGFVHFLSLDDGSFVSRVKTDGSPITAAPVLSGSTLVVQTSDGDLYGLRPR, via the coding sequence ATGAATCTGCTGAAACGATACGTTGTGCCCGTTGCCTGTGCGATGGCCGTCCTGGCGATGACGGCTTGCTCATCGACGAAAGACGAGCGCCGCGTGCCGGTGCCACTGGTTGACTTCAAGCCGGTGCTCGATGTGCAGCAGGTGTGGAAGTCGAGCGTCGGCAAGGCCGGGCGCTACCTGTTCTCGCCGGTCGCCGTCGGCGACGCGGTGTTCGCGGCGGGCCAGAACGGCTCGGTCGCGAAGATCGACGCGCAGACCGGCAAGGACATCTGGCGCACGAAACTGAAGGACGACCTGTCCGCGGGCGTCGGCAGCGACGGCAACCTGACCGCGGTCGGCGGCCTGAAGGGCGACGTGTACGTGCTCGGGCCGGACGGCAAGCTGTCGTGGCATGCGAGCGCGCCGGGCGAGATCATCTCGCCGCCGCTCGTCGGCAACGGCTTCGTCGTGGTGCGCACGATCGACGGACAGATCGTCGCGTTCAACGCGCAGACCGGCGAGCAGAAGTGGGTGTACCGCAACCGCGCGGTGCCGTTGAACCTGCGCGTGTCGGCCGGCATGACGTTCGCCGGCGACGCGGCGGTGCTCGCGGGTTTCCCGGGCGGTTCGTTCGCGGCGATCAATCTGCAGACGGGCGACGCGTTCTGGGAAGCGCCGGTGTCGTATCCGAAGGGCGTGACCGAGGTCGAGCGGATCAACGACGTCAGCGGTCCGCCGACGCTGATCGGCGCGATCACGTGCGCGGTTACGTTCCAGGGGCAGGTCGCGTGCTTCGACGCGAACGCGGGCCGCGTGATCTGGCAGAAGGCGTTCTCCAGCACGAGCGGCATCGCGCAGGACGAGCGGCTCGTCGTCGGCGGCGACGACTGGTCGGTGATCAAGGCGTTCGACGTGTCGAGCGGCGCGCAACTGTGGACCACCGACAAGCTGAAGAACCGCAGCGTCAGCGTGCCGGCGATCCTCGGCCACGCGGCGGTGTTCGGCGACTACAAGGGCTTCGTGCACTTCCTGTCGCTCGACGACGGCAGCTTCGTGTCGCGCGTGAAGACGGACGGCAGTCCGATCACCGCCGCGCCGGTGCTGTCCGGCAGCACGCTCGTCGTGCAGACGAGCGACGGCGACCTGTACGGTCTGCGTCCGCGCTGA
- the der gene encoding ribosome biogenesis GTPase Der encodes MKPVIALVGRPNVGKSTLFNRLTRSRDALVADLPGLTRDRHYGEGRVGDRPYLVVDTGGFEPVAKDGILHEMARQTRQAVEEADIVVFIVDGRNGLAPQDKTIADYLRKTGRPIFLVVNKSEGMKYTAVAADFYELGLGDPRAISAAHGDGVTEMISEALDVAYAGQPEESEEDADARGIKIAIVGRPNVGKSTLVNTLIGEDRVIAFDMPGTTRDSIYVDFERSGKKYTLIDTAGLRRRGKVFEAIEKFSVVKTLQSISDANVVILLLDAHQDISDQDAHIAGFVVEQGRALVVGVNKWDGLDDHARERAKHDLQRKLKFLEFAKFHFISATEKFGIGALMRSVDNAYAAAMAKLPTPRLTRALIDAVQFQQPRRRGPVRPKLRYAHQGGQNPPIIVIHGNALDAVTDTYKRYLENRFRETFSLTGTPLRIEFRSSTNPYAEKD; translated from the coding sequence ATGAAACCCGTAATCGCCCTCGTCGGGCGCCCCAATGTGGGGAAGTCCACGCTGTTCAACCGGCTCACGCGCTCGCGCGACGCGCTGGTCGCCGACCTGCCCGGTCTCACGCGCGACCGCCACTACGGTGAAGGGCGCGTCGGCGACCGGCCGTATCTGGTCGTCGATACCGGCGGCTTCGAGCCGGTCGCGAAGGACGGCATCCTGCACGAGATGGCGCGTCAGACGCGTCAGGCGGTGGAGGAAGCGGACATCGTCGTGTTCATCGTCGACGGCCGCAACGGGCTCGCGCCGCAGGACAAGACGATCGCCGACTATCTGCGCAAGACCGGCCGGCCGATCTTCCTCGTCGTGAACAAGTCCGAAGGGATGAAATACACCGCGGTCGCGGCGGACTTCTACGAACTCGGCCTCGGCGATCCGCGCGCGATCTCGGCCGCGCACGGCGACGGCGTGACGGAGATGATCAGCGAGGCGCTCGACGTCGCGTACGCGGGTCAGCCGGAAGAAAGCGAAGAAGACGCCGATGCGCGCGGCATCAAGATTGCAATCGTCGGCCGGCCGAACGTCGGCAAGTCCACGCTCGTGAACACGCTGATCGGCGAGGACCGCGTGATCGCGTTCGACATGCCGGGCACGACGCGCGACTCGATCTACGTGGACTTCGAACGCAGCGGCAAGAAGTACACGCTGATCGACACGGCCGGTTTGCGCCGGCGCGGCAAGGTGTTCGAGGCGATCGAGAAGTTCTCGGTCGTGAAGACGCTGCAGTCGATCTCGGATGCGAACGTCGTGATCCTGCTGCTCGATGCGCATCAGGACATCTCGGACCAGGACGCGCACATCGCGGGTTTCGTCGTCGAGCAGGGGCGTGCGCTCGTGGTCGGCGTGAACAAGTGGGACGGTCTCGACGACCATGCGCGCGAGCGCGCGAAACACGATCTCCAGCGCAAGCTGAAGTTTCTGGAGTTCGCGAAATTCCACTTCATTTCGGCGACCGAGAAGTTCGGCATCGGCGCGTTGATGCGCTCGGTGGACAACGCGTATGCGGCCGCGATGGCGAAGCTGCCGACGCCGCGCCTGACGCGCGCGCTGATCGACGCGGTGCAGTTCCAGCAGCCGCGTCGTCGCGGCCCGGTGCGGCCGAAGCTGCGTTATGCGCACCAGGGGGGACAGAACCCGCCGATCATCGTGATCCACGGCAATGCGCTCGATGCGGTAACCGACACCTATAAGCGTTATCTGGAGAATCGCTTCCGGGAAACTTTCTCCCTGACTGGCACTCCATTGCGCATAGAGTTTCGTTCCTCGACGAATCCCTACGCGGAGAAGGACTGA
- the hfq gene encoding RNA chaperone Hfq has product MSNKGQLLQDPFLNALRKEHVPVSIYLVNGIKLQGNIESFDQYVVLLRNTVTQMVYKHAISTVVPARPVNFHPDAETA; this is encoded by the coding sequence ATGAGCAACAAAGGGCAATTGTTACAAGACCCGTTTCTGAACGCGCTGCGCAAGGAGCACGTGCCTGTTTCGATCTATCTGGTCAACGGCATCAAGCTTCAAGGGAACATCGAATCGTTCGACCAGTACGTCGTGTTGCTCCGTAATACGGTTACCCAGATGGTGTACAAGCACGCTATCTCCACGGTCGTTCCTGCCCGTCCGGTGAATTTCCACCCGGACGCCGAAACGGCCTGA